The Periophthalmus magnuspinnatus isolate fPerMag1 chromosome 17, fPerMag1.2.pri, whole genome shotgun sequence sequence TGTACATGATTTTGTTGGTGAGGCCTTCAAGCTCCATATTACCCGAGCGAAACTGACTTTTTTACCCAAATAAGGAACGAAAATTCCCCAATTTCTGAATATATAGCTCTTCATCTCCTCGCTGCCCCCTGATGGATACAAACAAAACGACTACGGGCAAAGTGAGGACTGTACAGAATCAACCATTCCTACAACGACAAGGAGAGAGACTCAGCCCCTTTGGACTGAACGTGATATTATTTTATACAGAAATAGAACtataaatatatagatatatataataatgattatatatatgtacaatTACACATAGATATATCCACAGCTTTGAAGTCTATTGTTTTGGGAGATTTGAGTTGAAATGGAGAAGCCTGCTGTCTTTGAGTGTCTATGTCTATGGAAAAACACCATTGTAAACTACTGTATCCCATAGTAAACTGGACAGCTGGTTTGAAAGAGGAGGAACAGCACAAATAGCGCCCCCTTCTGCCTGCACAATGACAGGACCCGCCCATCCCACACACTGACACAAGAGGGCGCTGCTGGGACAGGGCGATGGGGACGACATGAAAAACGCTGgcgcaaaaaaagaaaaacaatctcTTCATTTCTACCTTGTGAATGCTTAGTGCTGTAGGGGTTCGATCTGTTGTACACACAGTCTGTTTTCTATTTGTTGATAAAGAACTGGAATTTAAAAGAACTGTTGACGAAAACATTGATgttaataaagttaaataattGGGTTTTTGTACAAATCTGATCTGTGTGTGGCATTTCTTTTTCCTTAATCCAGAAGGTCATGTATTTGAGGCTCAGCAAATCCTTTCTGATACCACTAAATCTTCTGCCCTTTATTTTCTGTCCTATAGTTATCATTGGATTTTCCTGTTTAGACTTTTGTAATGCATTTACACAGTATCAATTTAAACAGGTCTTGGTACTTATATACTGTGTTATCTTGTCGTTTGGCttacacactatgtaacttttttgacagagggtctgccatctgcttgtctccatggagatgttattgccttgcctccaatactccacagtacggcattaaactcgGCTATCTCTTTGGAGGCAAGATTGTTACGCCAAtagcccaagttacaggtgtttttaagatgcatgtttttattgtattttcgggcaatgaaaacacctgtaatataAGAAATGccagatagatatgtttaatgccatattctggagtattccaagaaaagcaataacatggagacaaacagatgtgCGGAACcttcaccagagaagttacactgtggacctttaaatgttcatCGATGCCACAAACGCAGGTTTAAACATTATCACCTAATGTCACTTTATGAAGTCAAAAGAAAGTCACAGGTGCTTAACACATTTCTAAACATATCCAGGTTTCTCTTCATGTAATACAAGATTGTGATTTCATTTTTCTCTAATCAGTTAATAAAACTGAACACAAACTGGAAAAATAAGAAGATTCGGTTAAGAAATGTTTAAACTGGGAATTATTATTGACATAGGATTCAATTCTcaagcttgcatttattcaattactactgtttacatttcaaattgcAATAtgagttgcctctccacagatctgacctgtaatttgcccTGGTAGAGTCCCCAGtagtgcttgtctccatcaagAATCTCGATTTAATGccttgctgtggaacattctaagcaaagaaaCAAACCCTCCACGAGAAACGATACATAAAGTGCACCTCACACCATTGTAAAAATCCACGCTAACCTTTTTTAAACAACACTTTCTGACGATATTAAAGGTCTTTTTGATGAGTCTTTGGCCTTTGTAtcactgtattattttttaaagtgaacTGCACTTTTCTACCAATGCAGGCTCATGTGTGGCATTTCCCTCTTGATCCAGGTGCTGAGTGTTTTAGCTCGGGTAAATCCTGCCTGATACGTCCGCCCTTGTGCTCTGTGCCGGAGGAACTGTGAGACTCACTTATCTGTTTCTAAAAATACAacctttttaaatgattttgcgCTGATCTCTGCAGCTTTAGTCGCTATCACTGCTCCTCTGATCCCAACAGTATGAAGGGATTTTTAGGTCATGTTTCAGACCTGATATGATAATGAAGCGTATATGGACTAAGAAAGCTATGGAGGCTTTTCATTGTAAGAAGGATGCCATTACAGTTATGTATGCaggtgtgtttgttgttttaatgttgtgttgaaACAGCATTTTGACACAGGCGCCAGGGTTATCAGGGCATTACGATGGCTTTAGTGGGTTTCAATCTGAGatacatggtgtttgttattaGCCATACGACTAATGGTATGGTGTGGACTTGTTGGATTGTTCTCAAAACACATctaaagaaagtaaaaaaaataaataaatagatataatattttgatttgaaatgaaaacCCCACTACATAATACAGATCAGCCAAAATataaaaagcctttattttattatgagagtttttattgcactaaaaaaccTTTAAACCTGCATCTTTACTCTCCAGGGCTTGCCTGTCCATAAACCTgccttgtaacttggcctggtggaagGTATgccatttcatttatctttatttatacagagagagctCAAAGAGAGTACCAGACTGGCTTTTTCATGAGCACCGTCTTAAATACAGAACAGGACaaagaaatacaaacaaaacaaataactacacatttaaaacattagaaacaggtgcaggtttgattataaatgttcatcACCAGAATATTAatgtgcatttgtggcaccagtgtatccagttttgcatatccttgaaatatattctattttctgagaagcaaaataaccaaataaccttttttctcatttcagttctggtgctGACAGGTTTTAAGTGTAGACAATCATGTGATCTTGCGTTAAAAGTTGTAGAGATGtacttgttttgcctggaatgctccaaagaatggcataaaactgatctacctccatggagaatgtttaaAGTTTGCCTTTAACTTCTCATCTCCATGAAAACCAATGAATTAAAAGAGTTTGGTTAGGAAACGCCCTATCTTTCTGTAACCATTTGGGGGATATTTCCAGTTGATAAGTAGAGTGCATCACAAAAACATAACAGTTTTGATTACAAGTTGGTAGGTCTGGCATTGATTTTCCCACTAAACAATGATTCCTAAATGTTCCAGTAAACCATATGTTTGCGCTATTTGATATTTTAAGGCCTTTGTATACATTTAACCATGTCGTGTTTTCTGTCTgtcaacacacaacacaactgcCCTGCTTATGTTACAAACTTCATTCAAACTCTCCTAAACTTCTCATTCAGTTTTACCCTTGCCTCTAATCACGTAGAAACCTCCTAGAGAcagttcatttatttgtatattttgagctttttttttcctcccgtTTTTGATATTTCTACCTTTTCTCCATCTGCAGGAGGCCCACACAGCGAGAGGGATCAGGAGCCCGAAGAGTGCACAGAGCAGTCAAGCAGAACCAAACAGGAGGGCTGAATGCAGATGTGGGAATTCTGCACAAGTTCAGAAAAAGTTATTTACGACGGGTGAAATGAGCGTGACTATGGGGAGCGGCGAGATGTGAATGGAGATTTGCGTTGGACCATATGTAGTTTGGGTTTAAAGCGAGGGTAATCCAGCATGGTGTAAAATCTATGAAAATATGTAGGAAAAGACGataaggtctgaaccaggagcTACAGAGGAAAGCCAGGTGTAATGAATTGGAGCGAGTTTACTGAatggttaaaggtcctgtattacacaaaatggattcttgtgagctttacgccatgtttaaatgtttctacttcatcagaaacataccctgagttgtgttttgtttcattcacacatttgagaaaccctttattattagtctgtctactccaaagctcaaaatgctgtgcccaccttgtgatgtcatgtagtggtagttttcaagttaacagctccttttacctttagttcagtagagattggcaattccagggctgggtgcatggagtttaaaaacacagtggagcatttcctgtattgcctcatgacatcacaaggtggaacagagtgttttccatttgagagaagaacaaagcacaactccaggcgtttttgatgaggaaacaccatcaAAAAGTTTCGCTACCTGCTTTTGTAtgaagatgttaatgctttgcctggaatcttcacagaatgacattaaacgtatctatctccactgAGAAAAGGAGGTGacaacaccaggccaagttatagatcACATCTATGGAGCGGCacctctgctcacagtaagaatgcctgGTTTTCACGCTACTTATAAGCAATAGAAAACCCTGTAATTGCgaaataattttaatgccattttgtggaacattccaggaagaGCAATAACGTCTAAAtggagacagaaaagttacatagtgcatctttaacgcGGTGTCCATGCTCTCAGATTTCAGATGTGCAGACAGGGGCATCGTTAGAGctgaggaagtgtctgggaagGGGGAAGCTCTAAACAATACATACATATTCATTCATAAATTTTACCCTATTGTCataaaaggaactgtatgtaacgtctctatgaagatattattttattattgttccacagtatggcattaaacatattgcttttattcaattacagatgtttttatagacagaaatgccttgaaaaacctgcatttttgttgccatactgtagaacattctagacaaagcaataacgtctccatagagaaaagcagATAGCAGAACctacactggaaaagttacacagtgcagctttggACTCAAACTTGGACtcaacactaaatcaacttttttgctactaaaatgAGCACGACATTGTAAATCAGTCATGATAAAACTCGACTCCAATACTAacgaatagacttgatactcaatacttcttccaatgataataaaaaacactatttatttagacagtagaatgtgattttcaacattaatcatagtacttttttatattaccaaaACTGACCTTTACTATGAGTACATGTTCAAATGATTATCTAATTTTGATCCTAATTTTGACCGTATTGTCCGTTCTTAGTTATTTGGACATGTTAGTCTAACTGTGTACCACTAGATGGAGTCATGAGTTTTAGTATGTTTCCCTCACAGACGTCTCCAAATGtttgactttgttttgtttgttggaaGTCATTACAGACAGTGAAGTGTAATCAAAAATAGCTGAATTTCTTCCAAAACAGTCACACCTGCTGCTCTCCCGCCGCTCTCATCGGGAGTCGGTGAAGGCGGGAGGCCAATACAGATGCTCACACTGTTCAGTATtactgcataaaaacagctttgaGTCAAACTTCATCTATTTGTTTTACCAGCGATTTTAGACGttttgtttaaagtgcatatgacaggttagactactgctttcactaaaacataattaacatcAAGTTTTACTAAAAATATTGTCTAGATTTGTCTAGTTTTgacattttggtgaagtttataattttacttcctggttgtacatgctgttacctagcaaccataatgtaaacaatggccaaaacgtgtctaaattgcacaatggCTATAATTAGATCAACAAAGATAAacaacaacacctttattttttattttttgtaaatcgTCTCTGCATTTTAGCTGGAATTTTCCGTGTTAGAGATTTATGTAGAGGTATTTTGTTTTCAACTCAGAGCTacctcctgtatttttgtacttttcttctctactttctttccacaaactgccaaataactgatgtaaaactatgatcaaTATTTACCATTgccactatcccaccaaaccaagtaacaatttgaaaaaacatgaaaacatttgcACTTTCATACGCACTTTAAGCgtgtaatgtttcaaaatggGCTTCAGTATTATGAGAAATAAGGACcgtttccatagcaattaacaaaactaaacattatatcttttgaatggggaaaaagtcctctaacaggaaactgaaactcaTGATTATTTCCAAATTggacacataaaaaaacacttgaTAGCAATTCTGGGCCTGTTTTTTGACAAgactaattttgtattttccaactaaactttaataataaaaattacacTATACACCTTCAATATATCATCTCAAAACATTCTGAATCCCAGTGTGGTAGAATGATGCAAATAAAGAAATCGTTAAAAATTCCCTTGACTCTGAACATTCTAATTTTGGCATTTTACGAACTGTTGTTTTGTCTCCAACAGAAACATACGACATCGCCATGATTCAGtcactgttttgtttcactctttAATCAAACTAGAGGCAAATCACAGACTTAGGCACAAAGTGGAACGATATCTGCTTTTAATTATTCAAATTTATTCATCTAGTTGCTCTCCTCCACTGTCACCATGAGCCGGACTGGGTAAGATCATTTGTCTGAAGCCTTTGTCAGTGTTTAATactataatgttgttgtgtttgctgTAGTAGTTCGCCCTGCACTGGGGCTGAGGAGAACCGTGCCGGACAGGGGCTGGTGTTCCAGATCCAAGCCCAACTGGAGGAGCTGTTTTCGGACTCACATTTGTCTGAAGACGGCTTCCTCctcaaacacatccagaagaacaAGGACGGTTTTGTGAACCTGAAGTTCCTCACCAGCTTGAAGAAGGTAAAGTTAAGATGCAGCAGGTTACATTAGTGtgttggcagagtggttagcatagATGcatcacaacaagaaggttcctGGGCCTTGTTGATacttttcagtttagttttttttagactaaagcaggaaacaAACCCATAATACACATGTTGATTGCATTTAAGCAGTGAATTTTCACCAACTAACTAACATTTCATAATTGCCGAAATCACCTTTTTTCTGACAGAAACGACACCTGTCATATTTATTCTGTTTGctactgtaaacaaacacaaactccaATAGAAATACATACATTAACTGCCAAAATGTTCAGTATTAAATCAGTTTTCAGGCGATTTTTGCTAAACTTTCTTTGATGAATAGATCAATGAATTTTTTGAATGGCTGCAAATAATTCCCGAGCAGTGGGCGGAGACAGGGGATACATGAAAGCAGAAATTCTCAGAGCACTCAAGCCAAATGCAAGACAggattacccaaacatgcatgaatcaataaaACTCTTAATGAGGAagaaaaatattataacatgattaaccCTTTGACGCCTGAACTATTTTcctaacataaaaaatatttgaacGAACAACAAAACAACGTTGTGGTTACAATTTTTCGATACCATTTGTGACACCAGGCCATAACAGAACATCTGTCCTAAAtgcaacagaaatgaaccatgAAATTGCATTAAAACCCACGTTTTAAACTCTTGAATGGTTTGACAttgaccaggtctaaaccaggtctaaaccactaTGAAGCAAAACTGACACACAATCACAAAATGACACTTATAATAAGATTAAAAAAGGACCAAAAGGACTGACACTGCATTAAAGCAGCTCAAAATGGCATAGTTTGAAGGAATTGTCTTAATAAATATACATTGTGTATTTGAAGCCTATAGAAATACACTACAACCTCATGTAGTACTTATAGTCTGGTGCTGGATATttacaacaaacacaaaatgcataaaattaaaaactgtaatTCCAACTTGAGTTTTGTTAAGTGATGCGTTTAATGTCATCATAATGGAATAACTGTACCTAATTGAGTTTGTTGCAAATATCCAGGCATTAAGGGGTTAAAAACTCATACAATTTAATGTTACATAATGTCTCTTTTAAGAAAATTTTCCCTGTGTTGTGTCCAGATAAAGGTCTTGACCGACAACCGTTACATGACCCTGGCTGcagctctcctctcatctctacTGGAGGTGAGCTCTGAGTTCACCAGAGTGCGTCGCCTCCTCCCTTATCCTGActggctcctctgctcccccACCAGcaaactcctcctcttctggaaCCTTCCTACAGACTGGCTCACCCCGCCTCGCCAGACCCCCCAAAACCTCCACCCTACCCCCGCCTTACACCCGCGCATCCTCGCCAGGCTCAGCTCTTACGGCACCATCACCGCCCACTGGTTACTACCTGCGGGTCAGGATCTACCGAAAGAACTTCAATGCTACGCCAAATGCCAGAGGGAACTTGGTCAATGTCTGTGCGCTGTGGTGAAGTTCGACACCTTGGCTGCAATTCGGAAAGCCTACAGCGAGCTAAAGGGAGCGGAGGTGTCTGCTGGGAAAAAGCCAAATGTAGTGACTTTGGGATTCAGGTCTGCATATCTTATAGAGAAAGAGCAGCTAATACAGAGCCAAGGGGATGGCAAAGTAACACTTGAGGTAGTTCTTGAAGTAAACAAAGTGACAGAAAATGTGGAAATCCAAGAGGCGCTGGGTGAGGGGGCAGATTTGGACTCAGGATGTGCAGATGTGGCCATAGAGACGTGTCTGAATGCAAGAGACACCCCACAGGTGCCGTGGATACTGAGGAACAGAGTGGCTCAGGTTAAAAACAGAGTAAAAGTGATTCGTCTTCCAAGAGGACCGGACGGTACTAAAGGGTTTCGTGACAGAAGGAAGCCATATGTGTGAACATTTGTAGCTAAAACATATTTCCAACTGCCAATAAATTATTTACTAaagaaaatattacatcttttttcCTCACAGGTTTTGGGTAGCACAGAGCTAATTAAAGgtattgttattgttgctgGGGATGTTGTGCATGTATGTTTATGGtgtaatgttcagcagttaccatggtgagaGAATGTACACCTTAGCAAACACGGCCTAATACGTTGTTAGACTCtctgaaaacaaaatggattcaaacaCCTGTGATCGATATGAGTGTTCATGGTGATGTTtggatgtttgattttcaacaaaaaagtggaGAATGACTAAcgaaaaaactgttggctaatactTACTAGCTTGTgagtgtaattttatgtgttaaaGACATGTGAGACagtacaaatcagctcacctgttaaTTAATTAAAGCCAAGACAACTCTTTCTGGtcatattgtgttaaaacaaagctcaaattaaaatctaacagagcctcagacagagaaGTGCCTCCAGTTACCACCACACCCCCAGGGactgttgatgacatcagctgtaaagtatcaattatCCAAATGTTCATAAAATGGTCTGTAAAAACTGTTCTTTTGTTGTGAGTGGAGTTAACCTCTGATTGCTGCTTATGTAATCTCGATGATgatgtattttaataatgtgGCCTGGTTCACAGAGTTACAGATAACTGCTTTAAATCTGTGCTCTGAATCATTACAGAGCTTATCATGAGTGGTGTTTTATAACTAACAAGGCCTATTTATAACCACATAAATGcgcaattatatattttttatacttctCAATAGTACACTATGttagcactatgtaactttgctgatgcttgactccatggcaaccttattcaatcacaggtgcttttcttttcaaaaacgcATTAGTATTTACTGTTAACTGTTACTTGTGACTTTACATGGTGCCTGTTTTCTTGGCAATGTCTTATGTTtaattaaagccatactgtcaaatattcaaggcaaaactgtatcatctccatggagacaagcaggtgaagaacagaaacgttacataatgCGCCTATGAattttaacataacataaaaaagccTAATCCACGCATTATAGTGCACTAAACCTCACATTACACAAGAGTCATGTAGTTCCCTACattgaccagcagagggcagcgtTTACCCGCGGTGCGCACTAATGCACCGCTCACACTTGAagcacgtgttcagttctgccAAATGGTTTTGTTCATCACAAATATTCACCACAAATACTTGACTTGTACATCTCCTTGCACGTAACAGATGATTGTAAAGGTGTTTAGGTGTTGAAATCAGACCCATTTCAGTCAACAACCAGTCCATAAAACCCCGTCTGCCACTaattactgtatatttgtataagGCCCAAAATGGCTTCACCTCGGTACCATTATGTCCAGAAGAAACATGCCATCTTTCAGCAAAAGGTATGCACAAAAACTTCCCCCATTGTCTCCTGCTAAGTTATGACTGACTGATGTTTAGACTTTGGTTCTCTAAAACGCAGGGCTGGAAAGTAGGTTCACAATTAGTCTACTCACGTTGCTATAATTGAATTGATGTTCTGGGGCAGCctaattgtactttttgagtagattttgaaACAACACAACTTGTACTTGTCGTGTAATTgagtacaaacacacaaatggcACTACATCGCCTCCTGTGATTGGAAAGTAACTTGTAGGTTTTCATGCGTACtccttacttttacttaagtagcctACATAtctacttgtaattgagtagcTCTACACTTTTTAGACATGTTAGTGCACTTGTTCAACCCTCTTTCCACTTTTGCTCTTGCGTTTTTGCTTTGGCTGGGGGTGACAGTTGATCTGAATGTGTCTTTTACGCGTGACCACTGCGCATTGGGAAAGACGCACCAGTGGCGTCCTGAGCACCACCTCCGCTGGAATGGCGTGTTTACTTCGTCACTGATTGAGGGCTTCCTTAAAATCTCGCCCAAAGGTAAACAGAATGTGCTTCTCCTCTCACTCATCCACGCCCAATGGAAACGCTTCAGTGCATTACCAATAGTTGAAACTTTTGGATTTCAAAAGTATAGCAATTCTCATCAGTGTGTATCCAGACGCAATTTGTCTTTCaagtaaattaaaggtgcaaCAAGTAACTCTGTGGTGGAGATCCTGCCACCTGCTAGTTTCTATGGAGTTGATATTGTTTTGAGTAATAAACCACATGGACCATTGCGCctgattttaatttgtttgttgtaAAGTGTGATATCCAACAACGAAACAAAATCATGCAGTGGACACCAGGTAAGATGGAGATAACTACCTCAGTGGGGTGAGATAATAAATCAATCCTTATAGTCATGGTTGGTGTAGGATAGACAATAACCTGGCACAGTGGTGGGAATTGTGTGGAACAAAATGAGGGGTATTATTAGAAGTAGACATAGTACTAATAGCAGCAGTAGCCCACTATCTGCAGAAGTAACATGAGAAATTTAACCACAACCAGTTAGTAGTTAGCCATCTCATAATCATTTTATACTAAGTACCGACCTGAGCAATGTAGGCCTACCTTTACCCTTCCTTTTGTAATAGTTATACTAGGTTAAGTAACATTGCTTCATCCGCTCTTTGTATTCTCTGTAGATGGGAAACATACTGCGTTATTGTGTCTGATTGTGTATACTCAAAATGTCAGAGCGCCTGTGTGACGAATACAATCACAGAAACCCTATCCTGCACTGTCTCTTCTCCAGTCAATTAACAGCTCTTGCTCTTTCTATTGTATTGCAGTCTGTCTTTGAAAACATCTGCAAGCAATATGTGTGGCTCGAGTAAATGTCAGGAAATGTTTCTGTGTTCTTCATTCAAGGCTGGAAACGGCATGAAATCCAACTAACTGGAAGCTATTATTATGTGTTTACTTAAGATTTTTCATGCCCATTATTAATAAGGTTTACAAGTCAAATAAGTTAGCCGTCAAATTTATTAGCTTCGGTGTAGAGGGACTGGAGTGCACCTGTTGTTAGCAGACTTTGGGTATTTGGAGATTTTACAAGACGTCTTATAGGTCACAGTGATAAGGACTGAAGTGAAGCCTTATGCACACTCTGGGGAAATAGCACTGGCACTGGTTTGGTCAATATGGGAAGAATTTGAGGTTGCCACATGTCAGCAGAAGAAATGGAGGAATTTCAAGTACTGGCACTACAAAAATATTAGGGGTAGTTTATTATGGCACATTAGcagcatatttttttcttccaaatcCTCATGTAGAAGTACAAAGATATCATTTAAATTATTAAGAGTGATAAAGTGATTTGAGTACTGCAATCTGGCCAGTAGTgtctaaacataaacataaattaatGGTTTTGTCTGAattgttccgcagtatggcattaaattgatctATCTTGCACAGATGTTTTATAGCttaaaaaaatcttttgaaatacatgtattcttattgtgGGCAGGTTTGCGGCCTtttctctgcagatctgacctaaaACTTGGCCTTGGCACCacacgcttgtctccatgaagatagatttaatgcaatactgtagaacattacaGGTAAGGCCATAACATCTTCGCTCACCAAAGGAAGAGtagcaaaaaatacttaaatttaGTTTGAAGTTGAATCCTCCTCTGTAAATGATGTTTTGCcactattaaaaaataataatttaatcacatatttttttaagatgGTCTCCAATAAAAGTAATTAAGAGCTATTAAAAAAGTGAATCAGTGTCTGGTTCCTCCCTAGTTGTATCTCAATCTGGCTTGCTGATTTCATTTGTGTATCATTTGGCCTGAGGACACGAGCATGACTCACTGCTTTAGAATGAGATATTTGTGAACAATTTGCTTCCTGTTGCAGAGCTAAGTTTTGTACTCTCTTTTTCCAA is a genomic window containing:
- the LOC117384758 gene encoding la-related protein 6-like, encoding MSRTGSSPCTGAEENRAGQGLVFQIQAQLEELFSDSHLSEDGFLLKHIQKNKDGFVNLKFLTSLKKIKVLTDNRYMTLAAALLSSLLEVSSEFTRVRRLLPYPDWLLCSPTSKLLLFWNLPTDWLTPPRQTPQNLHPTPALHPRILARLSSYGTITAHWLLPAGQDLPKELQCYAKCQRELGQCLCAVVKFDTLAAIRKAYSELKGAEVSAGKKPNVVTLGFRSAYLIEKEQLIQSQGDGKVTLEVVLEVNKVTENVEIQEALGEGADLDSGCADVAIETCLNARDTPQVPWILRNRVAQVKNRVKVIRLPRGPDGTKGFRDRRKPYV